One Amphiprion ocellaris isolate individual 3 ecotype Okinawa chromosome 5, ASM2253959v1, whole genome shotgun sequence genomic region harbors:
- the rpl22 gene encoding 60S ribosomal protein L22: MAPIKKHVVKKQGGKRKKQILKFTLDCTHPVEDGIMDAANFEQFLQERIKVNGKAGNLGGGVVSIERSKSKIAVNSEVPFSKRYLKYLTKKYLKKNNLRDWLRVVANTKESYELRYFQINQDEEEEDED, from the exons ATGGCACCAATT AAAAAGCACGTGGTCAAGAAACAGGGtgggaagaggaagaagcagaTCCTGAAGTTCACCCTGGACTGCACTCACCCTGTCGAAGATGGTATCATGGATGCTGCCAACTTT GAGCAATTCCTGCAAGAGCGCATCAAAGTGAACGGCAAAGCTGGAAACCTTGGCGGTGGTGTGGTGTCCATCGAGAGGAGCAAGAGTAAAATTGCTGTCAACTCTGAAGTTCCCTTCTCAAAGAG GTACTTGAAGTATCTTACCAAGAAGTATCTGAAGAAGAACAACCTCAGGGACTGGTTGCGTGTCGTGGCCAACACCAAGGAGAGCTACGAGCTGCGCTACTTCCAGATCAAccaggacgaggaggaggaggacgaagatTAA
- the zpr1 gene encoding zinc finger protein ZPR1, whose product MSVISEENVRGGSVFKDISADDEDWQPTEIESLCMNCYQNGTTRLLLTKIPFFKEIIVSSFSCANCSWSNTEIQSAGRIQEQGVCYTLKVRTKQDLNREVVKADCATTRIPELDFEIPPFTQKGSLSTIEGLLDRAVAGLKQDQAVRRAADPEVADKIDEFIQRLKKLKEVENEFTLVIEDPSGNSFVENPVAPRKDEALTMSLFKRTIQQDKQLGIRADDDSDEEPAANDLDTMRNEVLVFNTNCPECNAPASTNMKLVQIPHFKEVIIMATNCDSCGHRTNEVKSGGATEELGTKITLNITDPSDMSRDLLKSETCSVLIPELEFELGMAALGGKFTTVEGLLKDIKDLIVAKNPFVCGDSGTTDRVQKLNEFGEKIDKVIAGEINVHIVLDDPAGNSYLQNVYAPDPDPEMVIEKYSRSFEQNEELGLNDMKTEGYQQEN is encoded by the coding sequence ATGTCTGTTATTTCCGAGGAAAATGTCCGAGGTGGGAGTGTTTTCAAGGATATCAGCGCCGACGACGAAGACTGGCAGCCCACTGAGATAGAGAGCCTGTGTATGAACTGCTACCAGAATGGTACGACGCGTTTGCTCCTGACcaaaataccattttttaaagaaataatcgTCAGCTCTTTCAGTTGCGCTAACTGCAGCTGGTCAAACACCGAAATACAGTCTGCGGGCCGCATTCAAGAGCAAGGCGTTTGTTACACGCTGAAGGTCCGAACAAAACAGGACCTGAACCGGGAGGTTGTCAAAGCAGATTGTGCCACCACCAGGATCCCTGAGCTGGATTTTGAAATCCCTCCCTTCACCCAGAAAGGCTCGTTGTCCACTATCGAGGGCCTTTTAGACCGAGCAGTGGCTGGGCTGAAGCAGGACCAAGCTGTCAGGCGAGCAGCTGACCCAGAGGTGGCTGACAAAATAGATGAATTCATCCAGAGGCTGAAGAAGCTAAAAGAGGTCGAAAATGAATTCACACTGGTGATTGAGGATCCATCTGGGAACAGTTTTGTGGAAAATCCCGTGGCCCCTCGAAAAGATGAGGCTCTCACTATGTCCTTGTTCAAGCGAACGATCCAGCAGGATAAGCAGCTGGGGATCAGGGCCGATGATGACTCGGATGAGGAACCTGCAGCTAATGACCTGGACACTATGAGAAACGAAGTTCTGGTCTTCAACACCAACTGCCCGGAGTGCAACGCGCCAGCCTCAACCAACATGAAGCTAGTCCAGATCCCTCACTTCAAGGAGGTCATCATCATGGCGACTAACTGCGACAGCTGCGGCCACCGGACCAATGAGGTGAAATCAGGCGGAGCCACAGAGGAGCTCGGCACCAAGATCACACTGAACATCACCGACCCTTCAGACATGAGCCGAGACCTCCTCAAGTCGGAGACGTGCTCCGTCCTCATCCCAGAGCTGGAATTTGAGCTGGGGATGGCGGCTCTGGGAGGAAAGTTCACGACCGTGGAGGGCCTACTAAAAGACATCAAAGACCTGATTGTGGCCAAAAACCCCTTCGTCTGCGGTGACAGCGGCACTACAGATCGTGTGCAGAAGCTGAATGAGTTTGGAGAGAAGATAGACAAGGTCATCGCAGGGGAAATTAATGTCCACATCGTCCTGGATGACCCAGCAGGGAACAGCTATTTGCAGAACGTGTATGCCCCGGACCCAGACCCCGAGATGGTTATTGAGAAGTACAGTCGTTCTTTTGAGCAGAATGAAGAGCTTGGCCTGAATGACATGAAGACAGAGGGATACCAACAGGAAAATTGA